The following are from one region of the Desulfovibrio sp. Huiquan2017 genome:
- a CDS encoding CHASE2 domain-containing protein, which produces MRRFGCYARRWRWVRRIAEACSRHPLADIAVGTFTLWCCSGLILSFLDPFGLSTASDAYSQLIIDRVTAPFYHSPGQDRIAVVLIDDTTLDELGEGWPPPYDVYANLLYRILRQQPKAVFMDILLERLRERDRESFEVAHANLSATVPRFGIPVVLARSTLDADNLFADIPGIETAMVAWTSAEYPLWDTAGRGPSPAPLLYRHLCADAADGSAACAHGFPPAQGAPMAVQWGCAVSKVMQDRNLLPKGKLFVAPTWGERGSRSVELLWRSLLAGIDQDAMDKARERIPYAVTVMAHDLGNPQIRGLLKDRVVLVGAALAGFNDVVETPVNGQLPGVYYHAMALDNLTRYGARYFTNPPQSIPLFLGMAMLMAAMSAIMYHRHKKLGSLYVYVSSLITLGLVLVLYCGFKIAPQNWIGYSLLTLLAKSIQTPDRDTLAPENKERIS; this is translated from the coding sequence ATGCGCCGGTTCGGCTGTTACGCCCGCCGCTGGCGTTGGGTGCGACGCATCGCCGAGGCCTGCTCCAGACACCCTCTGGCCGACATCGCCGTCGGGACCTTTACGCTCTGGTGCTGCTCCGGACTCATCCTGTCCTTCCTCGACCCCTTCGGCCTGAGCACCGCTTCCGACGCCTATTCCCAACTGATCATCGACCGCGTCACGGCCCCTTTCTATCACTCCCCGGGGCAGGACCGCATCGCCGTGGTCCTGATCGACGACACAACCCTCGACGAACTTGGCGAGGGATGGCCTCCGCCCTACGACGTTTACGCCAACCTTCTCTACCGCATCCTGCGCCAACAGCCCAAGGCCGTGTTCATGGACATCCTGCTCGAACGGCTCCGGGAACGCGACCGGGAGTCCTTCGAGGTAGCCCACGCCAACCTATCCGCGACCGTGCCCAGATTCGGCATCCCAGTGGTCCTGGCCAGGTCGACGCTGGACGCGGACAATCTGTTTGCGGACATTCCGGGCATCGAAACGGCCATGGTCGCCTGGACCTCGGCCGAATACCCCCTGTGGGACACCGCCGGACGCGGCCCCTCGCCCGCCCCTCTGCTCTACCGCCACCTTTGCGCCGATGCGGCCGATGGCTCAGCGGCGTGCGCTCACGGTTTCCCTCCCGCCCAGGGCGCCCCCATGGCCGTGCAGTGGGGATGCGCCGTTTCCAAAGTCATGCAAGACCGAAATCTGCTTCCCAAAGGGAAACTCTTCGTGGCCCCGACATGGGGAGAACGGGGCTCCCGGTCCGTCGAACTGCTCTGGCGAAGCCTTTTGGCGGGAATCGACCAAGACGCAATGGATAAAGCGCGCGAACGCATCCCGTACGCGGTCACGGTCATGGCACATGACCTGGGCAACCCCCAGATCCGAGGCCTGCTCAAGGACCGTGTAGTGTTGGTCGGCGCGGCCCTGGCGGGCTTCAACGATGTGGTCGAGACCCCGGTCAACGGCCAACTACCCGGAGTCTATTACCACGCCATGGCCCTGGACAACCTGACCCGCTACGGCGCGCGTTATTTCACCAACCCGCCGCAAAGTATTCCCCTGTTCCTGGGCATGGCCATGCTCATGGCCGCCATGTCCGCCATCATGTACCACAGACACAAAAAGCTGGGCTCCCTATACGTTTACGTATCCAGCCTCATCACCCTCGGCTTGGTGCTCGTCCTGTATTGCGGCTTCAAAATCGCCCCGCAGAATTGGATCGGCTATTCCCTGTTGACCTTGCTCGCCAAATCCATACAAACCCCTGACCGGGACACTCTGGCCCCCGAAAACAAGGAGCGCATTTCATGA
- the qmoC gene encoding quinone-interacting membrane-bound oxidoreductase complex subunit QmoC has translation MSNTVKVQPDLKFVKELQAVGGDSLKKCYQCATCSVVCPLSPADSPYPRKEMVWAQWGLKDRLVNDIDIWLCHNCGTCSDLCPRGAKPGDLLSALRNMAYRNLAPLPIIGKWMSSSSGLLPLAAIPAIIYALIWVLQASRLGSFLPTFEWDHAAHAWKAVQDGAVVFGGLFVGDYFIDPIFGLVFLFMLWGFYAGVRNMLKAFDLQPKTFIVGRKDEPCFCACLIDTVKYEILQHTQFLECSDEESDELDIKRASGHRWLMFAFIALLVVTGVVATGHWGGWFLRKIGVEGLGDIVSAIGHTPMPWWSPVKLLAYVGAGLGVYGLMALTKRRVNLDQSKQSSSWYDWYLLTLIWTIFLTGIGAFVFRLLGVALLAYPIYYVHLIGVFMLLAYLPWSKLGHLVYRTVALSYAKKIGRIPMGADR, from the coding sequence ATGTCCAATACCGTCAAGGTACAACCGGACCTTAAGTTCGTGAAAGAGTTGCAGGCCGTAGGCGGCGACTCCCTGAAGAAGTGCTACCAGTGCGCCACCTGCTCGGTGGTTTGTCCCCTGTCCCCCGCCGACAGCCCCTATCCCCGCAAGGAGATGGTCTGGGCCCAGTGGGGACTCAAGGACCGCCTGGTCAATGATATCGACATCTGGCTGTGCCACAACTGCGGCACCTGCTCCGACCTGTGCCCGCGCGGCGCCAAGCCGGGCGACCTTCTGTCCGCCCTGCGCAACATGGCCTACCGCAACCTGGCCCCCCTGCCGATCATCGGCAAGTGGATGTCCAGTTCCAGCGGGCTGCTGCCTCTGGCCGCCATCCCGGCCATCATCTACGCGCTGATCTGGGTTCTCCAGGCCTCGCGCCTGGGTTCCTTCCTGCCCACCTTCGAGTGGGACCACGCCGCCCATGCCTGGAAAGCGGTGCAGGACGGCGCGGTGGTCTTCGGCGGCCTGTTCGTCGGCGACTACTTCATCGACCCGATCTTCGGCCTGGTCTTCCTGTTCATGCTTTGGGGCTTCTACGCGGGCGTCCGGAACATGCTCAAGGCCTTTGACCTTCAGCCCAAGACCTTTATCGTGGGCCGCAAGGACGAGCCGTGCTTCTGCGCCTGCCTGATCGACACGGTCAAGTACGAGATCCTCCAGCACACCCAGTTCCTGGAGTGCAGCGACGAGGAATCCGATGAACTCGACATCAAGCGCGCCTCCGGGCATCGCTGGCTCATGTTCGCCTTCATCGCCCTGCTGGTCGTCACCGGCGTGGTCGCCACGGGTCACTGGGGCGGCTGGTTCCTGCGCAAGATAGGCGTCGAGGGCCTGGGCGACATCGTGTCCGCCATCGGTCACACCCCCATGCCCTGGTGGTCCCCGGTCAAGCTGCTCGCCTACGTGGGCGCGGGCCTGGGCGTCTACGGCCTCATGGCCCTGACCAAGCGCCGGGTCAACCTGGACCAGTCCAAGCAGTCTTCCAGTTGGTATGACTGGTATCTGCTGACTCTGATCTGGACCATCTTCCTGACCGGTATCGGCGCCTTCGTGTTCCGTCTGCTGGGCGTGGCCCTGTTGGCCTACCCGATCTACTACGTGCACCTGATCGGCGTGTTCATGCTGCTGGCATACCTGCCGTGGTCCAAGTTGGGCCACCTGGTCTACCGCACCGTGGCCCTGTCCTACGCCAAGAAGATTGGCCGCATCCCCATGGGCGCCGACAGATAG
- a CDS encoding XRE family transcriptional regulator, which yields MKSNSLQHSLDNLNPKQVTVARELRGMTKKDLADKIGKSPSAITRIENGNLRPEIDTLLSLSQTLKVHHSFFSFSYTIPSPIDISDCHFRSRRSTSLIQKRMAKQQGERLYDLINHFQSFGITFIDEQISHLSTVIKTSADIEELAYNIRNEWDIGLGPITDLMGLLESKGIRIIMLSGDNFGKVDAFSAWISSTPCIFLYSDKPASRINFDLAHEFGHLLFHQDIETGDNATEREADKFASNFLLPRTTFLADCPRRWSLQGYLSLKRKWKVSIAAMLYRAKELRIISESSYRRSCIAMSPYRKNEPGEFPHSKPDLLPQIIELLKDEIRVGAVATDLGYSSKDELRSILADQGVSAQLFEEIDRQPVNTSSNLVYLHK from the coding sequence ATGAAGAGTAACAGCCTACAACATAGCTTAGATAATTTAAATCCCAAGCAAGTCACAGTTGCACGTGAGTTGCGTGGGATGACTAAAAAAGACTTAGCTGATAAGATAGGGAAGTCCCCAAGCGCTATAACACGCATTGAGAATGGAAATCTTCGCCCTGAGATCGACACTCTTTTGTCGCTGTCTCAAACATTAAAAGTACATCACAGCTTCTTTTCCTTTAGTTATACAATCCCCAGCCCTATTGATATCTCTGATTGCCATTTTCGTTCTAGAAGGAGCACATCACTCATACAAAAACGAATGGCTAAGCAACAAGGCGAAAGGCTGTATGACCTAATCAACCACTTTCAATCTTTTGGAATTACTTTTATTGACGAACAAATATCACATTTATCGACAGTCATTAAAACATCTGCTGACATTGAAGAGCTTGCTTATAACATTCGAAATGAATGGGATATAGGACTAGGACCAATAACTGATTTGATGGGCCTTCTTGAGAGCAAGGGCATTCGTATAATAATGTTGTCTGGCGATAATTTTGGAAAAGTTGATGCCTTTTCGGCGTGGATTTCATCCACGCCTTGTATTTTTTTATACAGCGACAAGCCTGCCAGCCGTATTAATTTTGATTTAGCACATGAATTTGGGCATTTACTTTTTCATCAAGATATTGAAACAGGAGACAATGCGACGGAACGCGAAGCAGATAAATTTGCGAGCAATTTCCTTTTGCCAAGAACTACATTCTTGGCTGATTGCCCACGACGGTGGAGTCTTCAAGGCTATCTTTCATTAAAGCGAAAATGGAAAGTATCCATTGCCGCCATGCTTTATCGGGCGAAAGAACTTCGCATCATATCGGAATCATCTTATAGGCGTTCCTGCATAGCGATGAGCCCTTATAGGAAAAATGAGCCCGGCGAATTTCCTCACTCCAAACCAGACCTTCTTCCCCAAATCATCGAGTTGCTCAAAGACGAAATTCGTGTCGGTGCGGTCGCTACCGATCTAGGCTATTCTTCTAAAGACGAATTGCGCTCTATTCTTGCTGATCAAGGAGTTTCGGCACAACTGTTCGAGGAGATTGATCGCCAGCCGGTCAATACATCATCAAACCTCGTATATTTACATAAATAG
- a CDS encoding CoB--CoM heterodisulfide reductase iron-sulfur subunit A family protein, whose protein sequence is MFWLEPQLYSGGVKRMSNNSILVVGGGFAGITAALEAAEVGYEVYIVETNPYLGGRVAQLNQYFPKLCPPSCGLEIQFQRIKNNPNVKVLTMADVTSVSGSAGNYDVKITQRPRYVNEKCTACGECEKATKTKISSEFDFGTGTRGLAYKTHPFMFPMRYVVDAENASETELAAISNACPYDAVVVDDAPKTIDLAVGAIVVATGWKPYDVANLTNLGGGKLKNVVTNMQFERLCAPNGPTNGKIKRPSDGAEPKKIAFVQCAGSRDQNHLNYCSYICCMASLKHVRYVRERSDASATIYYIDLRTPGRYDKFKSITEADEKLSLVKGKVAAIVEDGDGNPIVTVENALTGIKTDEKYDMVVLATGMQPSCAGVQVPAGSIDADGFVIDGEGIIAAGCAKQPFDVMKTAQSGTAAAMKAIQTVVGR, encoded by the coding sequence ATTTTTTGGCTTGAGCCTCAACTTTATTCGGGAGGAGTTAAGAGAATGTCGAATAACAGTATTCTCGTCGTAGGCGGAGGATTCGCAGGAATCACCGCCGCCCTCGAAGCCGCCGAAGTCGGCTACGAGGTGTACATCGTTGAAACCAATCCCTACCTTGGTGGCCGGGTTGCGCAGCTGAATCAGTATTTCCCCAAGCTGTGCCCCCCCTCCTGCGGTCTGGAGATTCAGTTTCAGCGCATCAAAAACAACCCCAACGTCAAGGTCCTCACCATGGCCGACGTCACGTCGGTTTCCGGTTCCGCCGGCAACTACGACGTGAAGATCACGCAGCGTCCCCGCTACGTGAACGAAAAGTGTACCGCCTGCGGCGAGTGCGAGAAGGCCACCAAGACCAAGATCAGTTCCGAATTCGATTTCGGCACCGGCACCCGCGGTCTGGCCTACAAGACCCATCCCTTCATGTTCCCCATGCGCTACGTGGTGGACGCCGAGAACGCGTCCGAGACCGAATTGGCGGCCATCAGCAACGCCTGCCCGTATGACGCGGTGGTCGTGGACGACGCGCCCAAGACCATCGATCTGGCCGTCGGCGCCATCGTGGTGGCCACCGGCTGGAAGCCTTACGACGTGGCCAACCTGACCAACCTGGGCGGGGGCAAGCTCAAGAACGTGGTCACCAACATGCAGTTCGAGCGTCTGTGCGCGCCCAACGGCCCCACGAACGGCAAGATCAAGCGGCCTTCCGACGGTGCGGAACCCAAGAAGATCGCCTTCGTGCAGTGTGCCGGTTCCCGCGACCAGAACCACCTGAACTACTGCTCGTACATCTGCTGCATGGCTTCGCTGAAGCATGTCCGCTACGTGCGCGAGCGTTCCGACGCGAGCGCGACGATCTACTACATTGATCTGCGCACCCCGGGCCGGTACGACAAGTTCAAGTCCATCACCGAGGCTGACGAGAAGCTCAGCCTGGTCAAGGGCAAGGTGGCCGCCATTGTCGAGGACGGCGACGGCAACCCCATCGTCACCGTGGAAAACGCCCTGACCGGCATCAAGACCGACGAGAAGTACGACATGGTTGTGCTCGCCACCGGCATGCAGCCCAGTTGCGCCGGCGTGCAGGTCCCGGCCGGGTCCATCGACGCCGACGGTTTCGTCATCGACGGCGAGGGCATCATCGCCGCCGGTTGCGCCAAGCAGCCGTTCGATGTCATGAAGACCGCCCAGTCCGGCACCGCCGCCGCGATGAAGGCGATTCAAACCGTGGTAGGGAGGTAA
- a CDS encoding FAD-dependent oxidoreductase codes for MAEKLGVYICGGCDIGANLDVDGLAQFCANGKHSSVVAAAKSNPVLCSPEGKAMIEADIAENGLDGVVVCACSPRAKWDVFKFGDKVQVERVNLREQCVWSYEEDPQFPGQMEVIAKDYCNMGIIKLANSRIPEPELPDAYKTVLVVGGGFTGLNAALNAASLGYQVVLVEKNETLGGKAATMYKSFPLGAPYSEREQEINIKDIIAKVEVNDKITVITGAVLESLAGAPAQYKATIAGKEYEIGSVVMATGWVPGKTKFLAPLGYGTIKNVVTTAEFEAMAKNGGIKTADGRTPSSVAFIVDISLLTKDVSYDPCGEVCEAPEDMPCKAEDESECADECETFAYPDKESAKHLAYSSELTSLIALKQANYVRELAPDAVAYIIYDHMMVPGINEKYYQAAQDDPGVMLTKGTVAEVVEAGSSVVVKAKNTLLGADIELVADMVVVPTAIVPTTAADPTMNFVYRQGPAFPDLELFDGFADSNYICFPYETRRTGVYAAGCVRQPMGLGLAAEDAAGAALKAIQCIESANRGVSVHPRSGDLSFPEFNFMRCTQCKRCTEECPFGALDDDEKGTPLPNPTRCRRCGTCMGACPERVISFANYGISQIGQAIKEVKVPDTLDAGGPRIIVLACENDAYPALDMAAMRGKSWSPYVRFLPVRCLGSVNAIWVADAMSKGIDGVMLLGCKYGDDYQCHFVKGSELCNRRKENIAESLGRLGVEPERVEQYEVSIDMYDKVPEMIDEFVNNITTNFGPNPFKGY; via the coding sequence ATGGCTGAAAAGCTTGGAGTATATATCTGTGGAGGCTGCGACATCGGGGCCAACCTGGATGTCGATGGACTGGCCCAGTTCTGCGCCAACGGCAAACACTCCTCCGTTGTCGCTGCGGCCAAGTCCAATCCGGTGCTGTGCAGCCCGGAAGGCAAGGCCATGATCGAGGCCGACATCGCCGAGAACGGCCTGGACGGCGTGGTCGTCTGCGCCTGTTCACCCCGCGCCAAGTGGGACGTGTTCAAGTTCGGCGACAAGGTCCAGGTGGAACGCGTCAACCTGCGCGAGCAGTGCGTGTGGTCCTATGAAGAGGATCCCCAGTTCCCGGGCCAGATGGAAGTCATCGCCAAGGATTACTGCAACATGGGAATCATCAAGCTGGCCAACAGCCGGATTCCCGAGCCGGAACTGCCCGACGCCTACAAGACCGTGCTGGTCGTGGGCGGCGGCTTCACCGGCCTGAACGCGGCGCTCAACGCCGCCAGCCTGGGCTACCAGGTGGTTCTGGTCGAGAAGAACGAGACCCTGGGCGGCAAGGCTGCCACCATGTACAAGTCCTTCCCGCTGGGCGCGCCCTATTCCGAGCGCGAGCAGGAAATCAACATCAAGGACATCATCGCCAAGGTCGAGGTCAACGATAAGATCACGGTCATCACCGGCGCGGTCCTGGAATCCCTGGCCGGAGCCCCGGCCCAGTACAAGGCGACCATCGCGGGCAAGGAATACGAGATCGGCTCGGTGGTCATGGCCACCGGCTGGGTCCCGGGCAAGACCAAGTTCCTGGCCCCGCTGGGCTACGGCACCATCAAGAACGTGGTCACCACCGCCGAGTTCGAGGCCATGGCCAAGAACGGCGGCATCAAGACCGCCGATGGCCGGACCCCGTCCTCCGTGGCCTTCATCGTGGACATCTCCCTGCTGACCAAGGACGTCTCCTACGATCCCTGCGGCGAAGTCTGCGAAGCGCCGGAGGACATGCCCTGCAAGGCGGAAGACGAATCCGAATGCGCCGACGAGTGCGAGACCTTCGCCTACCCCGATAAGGAATCCGCCAAGCACCTGGCCTACTCCTCGGAGCTGACCTCCCTGATCGCCCTGAAGCAGGCCAATTACGTGCGCGAGCTCGCTCCCGACGCCGTGGCCTACATCATCTACGATCACATGATGGTCCCGGGCATCAACGAGAAATACTATCAGGCCGCCCAGGATGATCCGGGCGTCATGCTGACCAAGGGCACGGTCGCCGAAGTCGTCGAGGCCGGTTCCTCGGTGGTCGTCAAGGCCAAGAACACCCTGCTCGGCGCCGACATCGAGCTGGTCGCCGACATGGTCGTGGTTCCCACCGCCATCGTCCCGACCACAGCGGCCGATCCGACCATGAACTTCGTCTACCGCCAGGGCCCGGCCTTCCCGGACCTGGAGCTGTTCGACGGGTTCGCGGATTCCAATTACATCTGCTTCCCCTACGAAACCCGCCGCACGGGCGTTTACGCCGCCGGTTGCGTGCGTCAGCCCATGGGCCTGGGCCTGGCCGCCGAAGATGCGGCCGGTGCCGCCCTCAAGGCCATCCAGTGCATCGAGTCTGCCAACCGCGGCGTCTCCGTGCATCCGCGTTCCGGCGACCTGAGCTTCCCCGAGTTCAACTTCATGCGTTGTACGCAGTGCAAGCGTTGCACCGAGGAATGCCCGTTCGGCGCGCTGGACGATGACGAGAAGGGCACGCCGCTGCCCAACCCGACCCGTTGCCGTCGCTGCGGCACCTGCATGGGCGCCTGCCCGGAGCGCGTCATCAGCTTCGCCAACTACGGCATCAGCCAGATCGGCCAGGCCATCAAGGAAGTGAAGGTCCCCGATACCCTGGACGCCGGCGGCCCGCGCATCATCGTGCTGGCCTGTGAGAACGACGCCTACCCGGCTCTGGACATGGCGGCCATGCGCGGCAAGTCCTGGTCCCCGTACGTCCGCTTCCTGCCGGTGCGCTGCCTCGGCTCGGTCAACGCCATCTGGGTTGCCGACGCCATGAGCAAGGGCATCGACGGTGTGATGTTGCTCGGCTGCAAGTACGGCGACGACTACCAGTGCCACTTCGTCAAGGGCTCCGAGCTGTGCAACCGCCGCAAGGAGAACATCGCGGAGTCCCTGGGACGTCTTGGCGTCGAGCCGGAACGCGTCGAACAGTATGAGGTCTCCATCGACATGTACGACAAGGTTCCGGAAATGATCGACGAGTTCGTCAACAACATCACCACCAACTTCGGCCCCAACCCGTTCAAGGGTTACTAG
- the aprA gene encoding adenylyl-sulfate reductase subunit alpha: MPLLPSKEASKGVALAEPEIIEQHADILMVGGGMGCCGVAFEAVRWADKVDPSLKIMLCDKAALERSGAVAQGLSAINTYCGENDVDDYVRMVRTDLMGIVREDLIFDLGRHVDDSVHLFEEWGLPVWVKKDGKNLDGAKAKAEGLAIRNGDAPVRSGRWQIMINGESYKCIVAEAAKNALGEDRYVERVFIVKMLLDANEPNRIAGAVGFSTRENKVYVFTCNAAVVACGGAVNVYRPRSTGEGMGRAWYPVWNSGSTYTMCAQVGAEMTMMENRFVPARFKDGYGPVGAWFLLFKAKATNYKGEDYCETNRAMLKPYEDRGYAKGHIIPTCLRNHMMLREMREGRGPIFMDTKTALLNTVNGDLTGPEWKHLESEAWEDFLDMCVGQANLWAATNCAPEDRGSEIMPTEPYLLGSHSGCCGIWVSGPDEPWVPESYKIKADNGKVYNRMTTVNGLFTCADGVGASGHKFSSGSHAEGRIVGKQMVRWAVDHKDFKPVLKESAADMAKEIYQPMYTYMENKGGSTDPVVNPAYITPHNFMMRLIKCTDEYGGGVGTLYMTSRALLNTGFWLLGMMEEDSKKLAARDLHELMRCWEQFHRLWTVRLHMQHIEFREESRYPGFYYRGDFMGLDDSKWKCFCNSTYDPATGVTTVFKKPYVKIIPDA; encoded by the coding sequence ATGCCTCTGCTTCCTAGCAAAGAAGCCTCCAAAGGTGTTGCTCTCGCCGAGCCGGAAATCATCGAACAGCACGCTGATATCCTGATGGTCGGCGGCGGCATGGGTTGTTGCGGCGTCGCCTTCGAGGCCGTGCGCTGGGCCGACAAGGTCGACCCCTCCCTGAAGATCATGCTCTGCGACAAGGCCGCTCTGGAGCGCTCCGGCGCCGTTGCCCAGGGCCTGTCCGCCATCAACACCTACTGCGGCGAGAACGATGTGGACGACTACGTCCGCATGGTCCGCACCGACCTCATGGGCATCGTCCGCGAAGACCTGATCTTCGACCTGGGCCGCCACGTTGATGATTCCGTCCACCTCTTCGAAGAATGGGGCCTCCCCGTTTGGGTCAAGAAAGACGGCAAGAACCTCGACGGTGCCAAAGCCAAGGCCGAGGGCCTGGCCATCCGCAACGGCGACGCTCCCGTCCGCTCCGGCCGCTGGCAGATCATGATCAACGGTGAGTCCTACAAGTGCATCGTTGCTGAAGCCGCCAAGAACGCCCTGGGCGAAGACCGCTACGTCGAGCGCGTGTTCATCGTTAAGATGCTCCTGGACGCCAACGAGCCCAACCGCATCGCCGGTGCCGTCGGCTTCTCCACCCGTGAGAACAAGGTTTACGTCTTCACCTGCAACGCCGCTGTCGTGGCTTGCGGTGGCGCCGTCAACGTGTACCGCCCCCGCTCCACCGGTGAGGGTATGGGCCGCGCCTGGTATCCCGTCTGGAACTCCGGCTCCACCTACACCATGTGTGCTCAGGTCGGCGCCGAGATGACCATGATGGAAAACCGCTTCGTCCCCGCCCGCTTCAAGGACGGTTACGGCCCGGTCGGCGCTTGGTTCCTGCTCTTCAAGGCCAAAGCCACCAACTACAAGGGTGAGGACTACTGCGAGACCAACCGCGCCATGCTGAAGCCTTACGAGGATCGCGGCTACGCCAAGGGTCACATCATCCCCACCTGTCTGCGTAACCACATGATGCTCCGTGAAATGCGTGAAGGCCGCGGCCCGATCTTCATGGACACCAAGACCGCCCTGCTGAACACCGTCAATGGCGACCTGACCGGTCCCGAGTGGAAGCACCTCGAGTCCGAGGCTTGGGAAGACTTCCTTGACATGTGCGTCGGTCAGGCCAACCTGTGGGCCGCCACCAACTGCGCTCCCGAGGATCGCGGTTCCGAGATCATGCCCACCGAGCCTTACCTCCTGGGTTCCCACTCCGGTTGCTGCGGCATCTGGGTTTCCGGTCCGGACGAGCCTTGGGTCCCCGAGAGCTACAAAATCAAGGCCGACAACGGCAAGGTCTACAACCGTATGACCACCGTCAACGGTCTGTTCACCTGCGCTGACGGCGTCGGCGCTTCCGGTCACAAGTTCTCCTCCGGCTCCCACGCTGAAGGCCGCATCGTCGGCAAGCAGATGGTGCGTTGGGCCGTGGACCACAAGGACTTCAAGCCCGTGCTGAAGGAATCCGCCGCCGACATGGCCAAGGAAATCTACCAGCCGATGTACACCTACATGGAGAACAAGGGCGGTTCCACCGATCCCGTTGTGAACCCGGCCTACATCACCCCGCACAACTTCATGATGCGCCTCATCAAGTGCACCGATGAATACGGCGGAGGCGTTGGCACCCTGTACATGACCTCCCGTGCTCTGCTGAACACCGGCTTCTGGCTGCTCGGCATGATGGAAGAAGACTCCAAGAAGCTCGCCGCTCGTGACCTGCACGAACTGATGCGCTGCTGGGAACAGTTCCATCGCCTGTGGACCGTCCGCCTGCACATGCAGCACATCGAGTTCCGCGAGGAATCCCGTTACCCGGGCTTCTACTACCGCGGCGACTTCATGGGCCTGGACGACTCCAAGTGGAAGTGCTTCTGTAACTCCACCTACGATCCCGCCACCGGCGTGACCACCGTCTTCAAGAAGCCCTACGTCAAGATCATCCCCGACGCCTAA
- a CDS encoding M48 family metallopeptidase → MFRSLPLIVLTLVLCSACQTPGVKDVQSWVGAGEPEGRFIDQFKEPASGDAALSPDTQAATPGEEVSAGKEEPKSPTISIPEKALTGQRLSIGVARNKNIEAYLNSVLKKLQQAWPRESVSSYVFLRPSPEFNAYSTDQAIFVDYGLLRALESEDEVAALLAHEYSHILLGHQSLQSWSSMIGFAVEAYQTSTAVQYQTSGNTDNLIKNAVLGTAADKLGQEAFIPVFSRENEEEADALGTDLLLAAHYSPMGMVHMLQRLTSWEALLEQRKEEARKAAEEEKAKDGKREFSMDKLFADLGKATDKIGRRHYAATERLQTVKSYVRANYAQTPRNALLTAPYQVVFASSVTKRYFSGLDDMENAKKKLLAGQQKDALKLIRSHRCTALTEAVPYIRSLACRIATANGKPMLKALQADCQRDDTLLAEYKDLMARYEPKAPDKALTVADTAYESLDKTEVLLPDLIRLNRKVGDEGKTLAYFLTCKTSGNSELVALCQENLDTKKEK, encoded by the coding sequence ATGTTTCGATCGCTTCCGCTCATTGTGCTTACGCTCGTTTTGTGTTCCGCCTGCCAAACACCCGGAGTGAAGGACGTCCAATCCTGGGTGGGCGCAGGTGAGCCCGAAGGCCGATTTATTGATCAATTCAAGGAACCAGCCTCGGGCGACGCCGCCTTGTCCCCGGACACCCAGGCGGCCACACCGGGCGAAGAGGTCTCGGCCGGGAAAGAGGAACCGAAGTCGCCGACCATCAGTATCCCTGAGAAGGCCCTCACCGGACAGCGGCTGTCCATCGGCGTGGCCCGCAACAAGAATATCGAGGCATACCTCAATTCCGTACTGAAGAAGCTCCAACAAGCCTGGCCCAGAGAGTCCGTGTCGAGCTATGTTTTCCTTCGCCCCAGCCCGGAATTCAACGCCTACAGCACGGATCAGGCAATCTTCGTGGACTACGGCTTGCTCCGCGCCCTGGAGAGCGAGGACGAAGTCGCCGCTCTGCTGGCACACGAATACTCGCACATCCTGCTCGGCCATCAATCCCTGCAAAGCTGGAGCTCCATGATCGGGTTCGCCGTCGAAGCATACCAGACCTCGACGGCGGTCCAATATCAGACCAGCGGGAACACGGATAATCTGATCAAGAACGCCGTGTTGGGCACGGCGGCAGACAAGCTGGGGCAAGAGGCTTTCATCCCCGTCTTCAGCCGGGAGAACGAGGAGGAAGCCGACGCCCTGGGCACGGACCTGCTGCTCGCCGCCCATTACTCGCCCATGGGCATGGTCCACATGCTGCAACGGTTGACTTCCTGGGAGGCCCTGCTTGAACAACGCAAGGAGGAGGCCAGGAAGGCTGCGGAAGAGGAAAAGGCCAAGGACGGGAAGCGCGAATTTTCCATGGACAAATTGTTCGCCGACCTGGGCAAGGCCACTGATAAGATAGGAAGGCGGCACTATGCGGCCACGGAACGCCTTCAGACGGTCAAAAGCTACGTTCGCGCCAACTACGCGCAGACCCCGCGCAATGCCCTGCTGACCGCGCCATACCAGGTGGTCTTCGCCTCCTCGGTGACCAAGCGGTACTTCAGCGGTCTGGACGACATGGAAAACGCCAAGAAGAAACTCCTCGCAGGCCAGCAAAAGGACGCCCTCAAGCTCATCCGCTCCCACCGCTGCACCGCCCTGACCGAAGCAGTCCCCTACATTCGTTCCCTGGCATGCCGAATCGCGACCGCAAACGGCAAACCCATGCTCAAGGCCTTGCAGGCCGACTGCCAGCGTGACGACACGCTGCTCGCCGAATACAAAGACCTCATGGCGCGTTATGAGCCCAAAGCCCCAGACAAGGCCCTGACCGTGGCCGACACGGCTTATGAGAGTCTCGACAAAACCGAGGTTCTCCTGCCGGACCTCATCCGGCTAAACAGAAAAGTCGGCGACGAAGGCAAGACCCTGGCCTACTTCCTGACTTGCAAGACAAGCGGCAATTCCGAGCTCGTCGCCCTGTGCCAGGAGAACCTCGACACGAAAAAAGAAAAATAA